A portion of the Pseudoxanthomonas sp. JBR18 genome contains these proteins:
- a CDS encoding YiiX/YebB-like N1pC/P60 family cysteine hydrolase, protein MRALVLLFSLLLSSIVPALAKAPQVRDGDLLFVSAGSTGLSGAIDDATGKQGQLSYDHVALVAHDGSERIVLHADEQGSRQQPLSAFLDEARAKHRHVVLYRLKQAQRDTIPDAIATARTMLGKPYNVTYVQSEDSYYCSDFIERAFRAHHVFALQPMNFKNPQTGEISQYWIDFYKTRGMALPQDQPGTNPNDMAASPALTRIGALF, encoded by the coding sequence ATGCGTGCGCTTGTCCTGCTGTTCTCGCTGCTGCTTTCCTCCATCGTCCCGGCCCTGGCCAAGGCGCCGCAGGTGCGCGACGGCGACCTGCTGTTCGTCAGCGCCGGCAGCACAGGATTGAGTGGTGCGATCGACGATGCCACCGGCAAGCAGGGCCAGCTCAGCTACGACCACGTTGCGCTGGTGGCGCATGACGGATCCGAACGCATCGTGCTGCATGCCGACGAGCAGGGCTCGCGCCAGCAGCCGCTGTCCGCGTTCCTGGACGAGGCCCGCGCCAAGCATCGCCATGTGGTGCTCTACCGCCTCAAGCAGGCCCAGCGCGACACGATCCCCGACGCCATTGCCACCGCGCGCACGATGCTGGGCAAGCCGTACAACGTCACCTACGTCCAGTCCGAGGACAGCTACTACTGCTCGGACTTCATCGAGCGCGCCTTCCGCGCACATCATGTCTTCGCGCTGCAGCCGATGAACTTCAAGAACCCGCAGACCGGCGAGATCTCGCAGTACTGGATCGACTTCTACAAGACCCGCGGCATGGCCTTGCCGCAGGACCAGCCCGGCACCAATCCCAACGACATGGCGGCCTCGCCGGCGCTGACACGCATTGGCGCATTGTTCTAA
- a CDS encoding aldo/keto reductase family oxidoreductase, with the protein MDPSTSAGTFLLGDRPVSRMGYGAMQLAGPGVFGPPKDRDAALAVLRQALAAGVNHIDTSDFYGPHITNQLIRQALHPYAEDLVIVTKVGAARDEEGAWLPAQRPEQLQQAVHDNLRNLGLDVLEVVNLRLMGDVEKPSEGSVAPQFEVLAELQQQGKIRHLGLSNATAAQVAQAQGIAPVVCVQNMYNLVHRDDDALVDALAAQGIAYVPFFPLGGFSPLQSQTLREVAGRLDATPMQVALAWLLARSPNLLLIPGTSSVAHLQQNLAAAELSLDSDVLAELDGIGRQA; encoded by the coding sequence ATGGATCCTTCAACTTCCGCCGGCACCTTCCTGCTGGGCGACCGCCCGGTCAGCCGCATGGGTTACGGCGCCATGCAGTTGGCCGGTCCGGGCGTGTTCGGGCCGCCCAAGGATCGCGACGCGGCGCTGGCCGTGCTGCGCCAGGCGCTCGCCGCTGGCGTCAACCACATCGACACCAGCGACTTCTACGGCCCGCACATCACCAACCAACTCATCCGCCAGGCCTTGCATCCGTATGCCGAGGACCTGGTGATCGTGACCAAGGTCGGCGCCGCCCGCGACGAGGAAGGCGCGTGGCTTCCGGCGCAGCGTCCGGAGCAGCTGCAGCAGGCGGTGCACGACAACCTGCGCAACCTGGGCCTGGACGTGCTGGAGGTGGTCAACCTGCGTCTGATGGGCGACGTGGAAAAGCCGTCCGAAGGCTCGGTCGCCCCCCAGTTCGAGGTTCTGGCCGAACTGCAGCAGCAGGGCAAGATCCGCCATCTGGGTCTGAGCAACGCCACCGCCGCCCAGGTGGCCCAGGCTCAGGGCATTGCGCCGGTGGTCTGCGTGCAGAACATGTACAACCTGGTCCACCGTGACGATGACGCGCTGGTGGACGCCCTGGCCGCCCAGGGCATCGCCTACGTGCCGTTCTTTCCGCTGGGCGGCTTCAGTCCGCTGCAGTCGCAGACCTTGCGCGAAGTGGCCGGGCGCCTGGACGCCACGCCGATGCAGGTGGCGCTGGCCTGGCTGCTGGCACGCTCGCCCAACCTGCTGCTGATCCCAGGCACCTCCTCGGTCGCGCACCTGCAGCAGAACCTGGCCGCTGCGGAACTGAGCCTGGACAGCGACGTCCTCGCCGAGCTGGATGGCATCGGTCGTCAGGCCTGA
- a CDS encoding LysR family transcriptional regulator gives MHAFLAVVQAGGFRQAARAGQGAASRLSDAVKRLETQLGVRLLHRTTRSVSPTEAGARLAERLAPALAEVRASLDVVNLFRDRPAGTLRLNVPANVARTVLPAIVTPFLKRYPDIRLEVMVEDSFVDVLAAGCDAGIRYDERLAQDMIALPIGPATQRMVTAASPAYLAAHGRPQHPSDLLGHACLRVQFSGGTVPVWEFERDGEIVRVDPQGPLQVRPGAALDLAVQAAVDGLAVIHLFDDWLRPHLDSGALEAILEPWSERFSGPYLYYPGRRHLPSPLRALIDFVRAPAQQARPVG, from the coding sequence CTGCACGCCTTCCTGGCCGTGGTCCAGGCCGGCGGCTTCCGCCAGGCCGCGCGCGCGGGCCAGGGCGCGGCGTCCAGACTCAGCGATGCGGTCAAGCGGCTGGAGACCCAGCTGGGCGTACGCTTGCTCCACCGCACCACCCGCAGCGTCTCGCCAACCGAGGCCGGTGCACGCCTGGCCGAACGGTTGGCGCCGGCCCTGGCCGAAGTGCGGGCCAGCCTGGATGTGGTCAATCTGTTCCGCGACCGCCCGGCCGGCACCCTGCGGCTCAATGTGCCGGCCAACGTGGCGCGGACCGTGCTGCCTGCCATCGTCACCCCCTTCCTCAAGCGCTACCCGGACATCCGCCTGGAAGTGATGGTCGAGGACAGCTTCGTCGACGTGTTGGCCGCCGGCTGCGATGCCGGCATCCGTTACGACGAACGCCTGGCCCAGGACATGATCGCCTTGCCGATCGGCCCAGCCACCCAGCGCATGGTCACCGCCGCCTCGCCCGCCTATCTGGCGGCGCACGGCCGGCCGCAGCATCCGAGCGACCTGCTGGGCCATGCCTGCCTGCGCGTGCAGTTCTCCGGCGGCACGGTGCCGGTGTGGGAGTTCGAACGCGATGGGGAGATCGTGCGGGTGGACCCGCAGGGGCCGCTGCAGGTGCGCCCCGGTGCCGCGCTCGACCTGGCCGTGCAGGCGGCAGTCGATGGCCTGGCCGTGATCCATCTGTTCGACGACTGGCTGCGCCCGCACCTGGACAGCGGCGCCCTGGAAGCCATCCTGGAGCCCTGGTCGGAGCGCTTCAGCGGCCCCTACCTCTATTACCCCGGCCGTCGGCATCTGCCATCGCCGTTGCGGGCCTTGATCGATTTCGTGCGCGCACCGGCACAGCAGGCGCGCCCGGTGGGCTGA
- a CDS encoding penicillin acylase family protein, producing the protein MPAIQFAGAHAPVRRSIRRLAVFAVLAALLWSAGVHAQPAHGEQARWQRRAQAVTITRDDWGIAHVHGRTDADAVFGMIYAQAEDDFNRVEHNYLLSLGRMAEAEGESAIWLDLRQKLFIDPEVLKRDYAASPGWLRALMDAWADGLNAYLADHPQVHPRVITRFEPWMALSFTEGSIGGDIERVQLDGLKAFYGKAGDAPLAQVQMRPSWIEPTGSNGIAIAPSRTIDGHALLLINPHTSFFFRSELQMSSDAGLDAYGAVTWGQFFVYQGFNRHAGWMHTSTGADVVDEFAETIVRQDGKLFYRYGKALRPVRTRQITVPYKRVDGTLEQRTFTAYFTHHGPIVRSLGDKWIAMALMNTPVPALQQSWLRTKADDYASYMQVARFQANSSNNTLFADDKGEIAYLHPQFVPKRDDRFDYTKPVDGADPATDWQGPTPLEDLPQVVNPPNGWAFNTNDWPYSAAGPYSPKRADFPRYMDTVGENPRGVNATRLLTDISNVTLPSLITVAFDPYLPAFARQVPVLVADYDALAADDPLRAKLAGQIELLRHWDYRWGVASMPTSLAVFWGDTLWDEVRKDDTFEGISIYDAMADQAGPQRRLAALVEASDRLEQDFGSWGVPWGEINRFQRNDGAIVQTFDDAKPSIPVPFVSSRWGSLASFGAHRWPGTKRYYGTSGNSFVAVVEFGPKVRARAITAGGESGHPDSPHFNDEAERYTTGNLRTVYFWPEQLKGHTERVYHPGE; encoded by the coding sequence ATGCCCGCTATCCAGTTCGCCGGGGCGCACGCGCCGGTTCGCCGTTCGATCCGCCGCCTCGCCGTCTTCGCTGTCCTCGCCGCACTGCTGTGGTCCGCAGGCGTGCACGCCCAGCCCGCTCACGGGGAGCAGGCGCGCTGGCAGCGGCGGGCCCAGGCCGTCACCATCACCCGCGACGACTGGGGCATCGCCCACGTGCACGGCCGGACCGACGCCGATGCGGTGTTCGGCATGATCTACGCGCAGGCCGAAGACGACTTCAATCGGGTAGAACACAACTACCTGCTTTCGCTGGGACGCATGGCCGAGGCCGAGGGCGAGTCCGCCATCTGGCTGGACCTGCGGCAGAAGCTGTTCATCGACCCGGAGGTGCTCAAGCGCGATTACGCGGCCAGCCCGGGCTGGCTGAGGGCACTGATGGACGCCTGGGCCGATGGCCTCAATGCCTATCTGGCCGATCACCCGCAGGTGCATCCGCGCGTGATCACCCGTTTCGAGCCGTGGATGGCGTTGTCCTTCACCGAAGGCAGCATCGGCGGGGACATCGAGCGGGTGCAGCTGGACGGGCTGAAAGCGTTCTATGGCAAGGCCGGCGACGCGCCCCTGGCACAGGTGCAGATGCGCCCAAGCTGGATCGAGCCGACCGGCTCCAACGGCATTGCCATCGCGCCCAGCCGCACCATCGACGGGCATGCGCTGCTGCTGATCAATCCACATACCTCGTTCTTCTTTCGCTCCGAACTGCAGATGTCCAGCGACGCCGGGTTGGATGCCTACGGTGCGGTGACCTGGGGGCAGTTCTTCGTCTATCAGGGCTTCAACCGCCATGCCGGCTGGATGCACACCTCGACCGGCGCCGATGTGGTGGACGAGTTCGCCGAGACCATCGTGCGCCAGGACGGCAAGCTGTTCTATCGCTACGGCAAGGCGCTGCGGCCGGTGCGCACGCGTCAGATCACCGTGCCGTACAAGCGGGTTGATGGCACGCTGGAGCAGCGGACTTTCACCGCGTATTTCACCCACCACGGTCCGATCGTGCGCAGCCTGGGCGACAAGTGGATCGCCATGGCGCTGATGAACACGCCGGTGCCGGCGCTCCAGCAGAGCTGGCTGCGGACCAAGGCCGACGATTACGCCAGCTACATGCAAGTGGCCCGGTTCCAGGCCAACTCGTCCAACAACACGCTGTTCGCCGACGACAAGGGCGAGATCGCCTACCTGCATCCGCAGTTCGTCCCCAAGCGCGACGACCGCTTCGACTACACCAAGCCGGTCGACGGCGCGGACCCGGCCACCGACTGGCAGGGCCCGACCCCGCTGGAAGACCTGCCGCAGGTGGTGAACCCGCCCAACGGCTGGGCCTTCAACACCAACGATTGGCCGTACTCGGCCGCCGGGCCCTACAGCCCCAAACGCGCCGATTTTCCTCGCTACATGGACACCGTGGGCGAGAATCCGCGCGGCGTGAACGCCACGCGCCTGTTGACCGATATCTCCAACGTGACCCTGCCCTCGCTGATCACGGTGGCTTTCGACCCCTACCTGCCCGCATTCGCCCGGCAGGTCCCGGTACTGGTGGCCGACTACGACGCGCTGGCCGCGGACGATCCGCTGCGGGCAAAACTGGCCGGGCAGATCGAACTGCTGCGGCACTGGGACTATCGCTGGGGCGTGGCCTCGATGCCGACCTCGCTGGCGGTGTTCTGGGGCGACACGCTGTGGGACGAGGTGCGCAAGGACGATACCTTCGAAGGGATCTCCATCTACGACGCCATGGCCGACCAGGCCGGCCCACAGCGGCGCCTGGCCGCGCTGGTGGAGGCTTCGGACCGGCTGGAGCAGGACTTCGGCAGCTGGGGCGTGCCGTGGGGCGAGATCAACCGCTTCCAGCGCAACGATGGGGCCATCGTGCAGACCTTCGACGACGCCAAGCCGAGCATTCCGGTGCCGTTCGTGTCCTCGCGCTGGGGCTCGCTGGCGTCCTTCGGTGCGCATCGCTGGCCGGGCACCAAGCGTTACTACGGCACCAGCGGCAACAGTTTCGTGGCGGTGGTGGAGTTCGGGCCGAAGGTGCGCGCACGCGCGATCACCGCCGGTGGCGAGAGCGGGCATCCGGATTCGCCGCACTTCAACGACGAAGCCGAGCGCTACACCACCGGCAACCTGCGCACCGTGTATTTCTGGCCCGAGCAGCTCAAGGGCCACACCGAGCGGGTGTACCACCCCGGCGAGTAG
- a CDS encoding lysozyme inhibitor LprI family protein, whose product MKRNQCNPLAVGVKVLGIALFLLTSACSRAEPVAADAASTEAPIAGSVAAPHSPQAGPDEIDHAEPESGASPGEALDSSFTDSNTRPEYQACVDGTGGETAALQACGDEELAWQDARLNRLYKLVISKLPDADRTKLRLAQRVWLKQTDQNCAWDASTQGQGQMLDAQSCRLNRTTNRADELQKLAGN is encoded by the coding sequence ATGAAAAGGAATCAATGCAACCCGTTGGCTGTGGGGGTGAAAGTGCTTGGAATCGCGCTTTTCTTGCTGACATCAGCGTGCAGTCGCGCCGAGCCCGTTGCAGCAGATGCGGCTTCCACAGAAGCGCCGATCGCTGGTTCTGTTGCTGCCCCTCACTCTCCGCAAGCCGGTCCAGACGAGATTGATCACGCGGAACCCGAATCGGGCGCGTCGCCAGGCGAAGCACTGGATTCGTCTTTCACTGATTCGAACACGCGCCCGGAGTATCAGGCCTGTGTGGATGGGACCGGTGGAGAAACAGCTGCGCTGCAGGCTTGTGGTGACGAGGAGCTTGCGTGGCAGGATGCGCGATTGAATCGACTCTATAAGCTCGTCATTTCCAAGTTGCCAGACGCTGATCGCACGAAGCTCAGGTTGGCGCAGCGTGTCTGGTTGAAGCAGACGGATCAGAACTGCGCATGGGATGCCTCAACGCAGGGACAGGGTCAGATGCTCGATGCACAGTCATGTCGCTTGAATCGCACGACCAATCGTGCGGATGAACTTCAGAAGCTTGCAGGAAACTGA
- a CDS encoding peptidoglycan-binding domain-containing protein — MDALEQANAAVASWSLGQTSTRYETGGRGAGTVSSGAGDHGGVSYGSYQFSTNTGGVQEYLAQSKYGAQFSGLDPGTASFSAKWKEVAASDPGFASDQHDFIKSAYYDVQHEALKVKGIDLSDRGKAVQDALWSTSVQYRDLTPGIFEKGLQAKFGKDCKLSDITDEQIVGAIQDYKVDNVKAHFKSSPKLWNSLIERAESEKGSLVTLARYEDIAMHPDQNRGKTYREIYGEEPSQTGSRRHSDPMADGMLIQGERCDAVEAMQEKLAGLGAVGVDGRPLVADKDFGRNTYFAVEEFQRQQGLHVDGKAGPRTLAALDAAVRANSREEAVSPPLVERVTSTPVVTMADGGHPEHARYANVVQKLEGLEAQRAQAGLAPLFDDRKALENAAGQVAFESKVAGMRQVDAVVARPDGAGVFAVQGALGDPAAQRVYVDRAQAVGQDVAASTQQLEAFNRQFAIEQAQPNQVQAPAR, encoded by the coding sequence ATGGACGCATTGGAGCAGGCAAACGCGGCAGTCGCTTCTTGGAGTCTGGGCCAGACTTCAACACGTTATGAAACGGGCGGGCGCGGCGCAGGCACCGTCTCGTCAGGTGCTGGCGATCATGGCGGCGTGTCTTACGGGAGCTATCAATTTTCAACTAATACTGGGGGTGTGCAGGAGTACCTTGCGCAATCCAAGTACGGTGCGCAATTCTCTGGGTTGGATCCCGGAACCGCGAGTTTCAGCGCAAAGTGGAAGGAGGTTGCAGCGTCCGATCCCGGGTTTGCTTCGGACCAGCATGATTTCATCAAGAGTGCCTACTACGACGTTCAGCACGAGGCCTTGAAGGTTAAGGGCATCGACTTGAGTGATCGTGGGAAGGCGGTCCAGGACGCGCTGTGGAGCACTTCAGTCCAATATCGCGATCTGACGCCCGGAATTTTCGAGAAGGGGCTGCAAGCGAAGTTCGGCAAGGATTGCAAGCTGTCCGACATCACCGACGAGCAGATCGTGGGTGCCATACAGGATTACAAGGTCGATAACGTCAAGGCGCACTTCAAAAGCTCACCAAAGCTCTGGAATAGCCTTATCGAACGCGCCGAATCGGAGAAGGGAAGCCTGGTCACCCTTGCGCGATATGAAGACATCGCAATGCACCCTGATCAGAACCGGGGAAAGACTTACCGCGAAATCTATGGTGAGGAGCCTAGTCAAACCGGATCGCGTCGTCATAGCGATCCCATGGCCGACGGCATGCTCATCCAGGGTGAGCGCTGCGATGCCGTCGAGGCGATGCAGGAAAAGCTGGCGGGCCTGGGCGCCGTTGGCGTGGATGGAAGGCCGCTGGTGGCGGACAAAGACTTTGGCAGGAACACTTATTTTGCGGTCGAGGAGTTCCAGCGACAGCAGGGTCTTCATGTGGACGGCAAGGCAGGTCCGAGGACATTGGCCGCGTTGGATGCTGCGGTCAGAGCGAACTCCAGGGAGGAGGCAGTGTCCCCGCCTCTTGTGGAGCGGGTTACATCGACGCCCGTGGTTACGATGGCCGACGGCGGCCACCCGGAGCACGCGCGCTACGCGAATGTCGTGCAGAAGCTGGAAGGCCTGGAGGCGCAGCGTGCACAGGCGGGCTTGGCGCCGCTGTTCGATGATCGCAAGGCGCTGGAGAACGCGGCCGGTCAGGTGGCCTTCGAGAGCAAGGTCGCCGGCATGCGACAGGTCGATGCGGTGGTGGCGCGCCCCGATGGGGCCGGCGTCTTTGCGGTGCAGGGGGCGTTGGGCGATCCGGCCGCGCAGCGCGTGTATGTGGACCGTGCCCAAGCGGTTGGCCAGGACGTGGCGGCCAGCACGCAGCAACTGGAGGCGTTCAACCGCCAGTTCGCAATCGAGCAGGCGCAGCCCAACCAGGTCCAGGCACCGGCTCGCTGA